A stretch of [Clostridium] scindens DNA encodes these proteins:
- a CDS encoding asparaginase, whose translation MKTPHNILIILTGGTICSFADKAGKRDSDAERAHTLIEKKFRASGSRYASEECVSFDKEKPLDILSENMTTGNWNILISKMRTYDYSKYDGVIILHGTDTLAYTGALLSILMAGTKIPVFLVSSQLPPDDDEANGNANFKAAVELIVNGIEPNIYAVYRNTETDGAGETQRMYIHYCSHLLQCANRSENFYSPDMAEVSQENAVFKGKSSGEEKMYLYHDFELSSCVLRIIPYVGIDYEHYCMKGVKAILHGTYHSSTMAVTPYKDDESKRYTSQAILSLKKRCDECEPPIPLFLEHCHRDAYNYISTGIILKCGAIPVWTMTSEMTYVKLLVGCSLGYEGEELKEFMNREINDEFVYRD comes from the coding sequence TTGAAAACACCCCACAACATCCTTATCATCCTCACCGGAGGTACCATCTGCTCATTCGCCGACAAGGCAGGCAAGCGAGACTCTGATGCAGAGCGTGCGCATACGCTGATCGAAAAGAAATTCAGAGCCTCCGGTTCCCGCTATGCTTCCGAGGAATGCGTATCATTTGACAAAGAGAAGCCCCTTGACATTCTGAGTGAGAATATGACTACTGGTAATTGGAACATCCTTATCTCTAAGATGAGAACGTATGACTATTCAAAATATGATGGCGTTATTATCCTGCACGGTACGGACACTCTTGCTTATACAGGAGCGTTGCTTTCGATTCTGATGGCGGGCACTAAGATTCCTGTGTTTCTGGTTTCCAGCCAGCTTCCGCCGGATGACGATGAGGCCAATGGCAACGCGAACTTCAAGGCTGCGGTTGAACTGATCGTCAATGGGATAGAGCCTAATATTTATGCTGTGTATAGAAATACAGAGACTGACGGGGCCGGGGAAACACAGCGTATGTATATTCACTATTGTTCTCATCTGCTGCAGTGCGCCAACCGTTCTGAGAATTTTTACAGTCCGGATATGGCTGAGGTAAGCCAGGAGAACGCTGTTTTTAAGGGGAAATCCTCCGGCGAAGAGAAGATGTACTTGTATCACGACTTTGAACTCTCGTCTTGTGTTCTTCGGATCATTCCTTATGTTGGGATCGATTATGAGCATTACTGCATGAAGGGGGTCAAGGCGATTCTTCACGGCACCTACCATTCAAGCACAATGGCGGTGACTCCATACAAGGACGACGAATCGAAGCGGTACACCAGTCAGGCCATTCTGTCGCTCAAAAAGCGATGTGATGAGTGCGAGCCTCCGATCCCGCTATTTCTTGAGCATTGCCACAGAGACGCGTATAATTACATATCTACAGGCATCATTTTGAAGTGTGGCGCCATACCGGTATGGACGATGACTTCTGAGATGACTTATGTAAAATTGCTGGTTGGCTGCTCGCTTGGCTACGAAGGGGAAGAACTGAAGGAATTTATGAATAGAGAAATCAACGATGAATTCGTTTATAGAGATTAG
- a CDS encoding 3'-5' exoribonuclease YhaM family protein, with protein MRYINTLCEGETIKNVYLCKGKRSAETRNGKPYDNLILQDKTGTLDGKVWDPNSSGIADYDEMDFIEVYGEVISYNNNLQLNIKQIRKAQEDEYVAADYMPTSEKSTEGMYRELLGYVSQIENTYLRQAVEYYFVNNETFIKTFKGHSAAKTVHHGFAGGLLEHTLSVVKFCEYMVGAYPILNKDLLYASAICHDIGKTKELSTFPENDYTDDGQLLGHIIIGVEMMSDAIRTIPGFPEKLASELKHCIVAHHGELEYGSPKKPALAEALALNFADCTDAKMQTLTEIFKDKNTNEWLGYNRLFESNLRKTSI; from the coding sequence ATGAGGTACATCAACACCCTCTGCGAGGGAGAGACTATTAAGAACGTATACCTGTGCAAGGGGAAACGTTCTGCTGAAACGAGGAATGGAAAGCCATACGACAATCTGATCCTGCAGGATAAGACAGGGACGCTGGACGGCAAAGTCTGGGACCCCAATTCCAGCGGAATCGCAGATTACGACGAGATGGATTTTATAGAAGTATATGGAGAAGTGATCAGTTATAACAACAACCTCCAGCTCAATATCAAGCAGATCCGCAAGGCGCAGGAAGACGAGTATGTGGCGGCGGACTACATGCCCACCAGCGAGAAAAGTACGGAGGGAATGTACCGGGAACTGCTTGGCTATGTAAGCCAGATTGAAAATACCTATCTGCGTCAGGCAGTAGAGTATTATTTTGTAAATAATGAGACGTTCATCAAGACATTCAAGGGACACTCCGCGGCAAAGACCGTACATCACGGGTTTGCGGGAGGACTGCTGGAGCATACGCTGAGCGTGGTAAAGTTCTGCGAATACATGGTAGGCGCTTATCCGATTCTCAATAAAGACCTGCTGTATGCGTCAGCGATCTGTCATGATATTGGAAAGACCAAGGAACTGTCCACCTTTCCGGAAAATGACTATACGGACGACGGACAGTTACTGGGCCACATCATCATCGGAGTGGAAATGATGAGCGACGCGATCCGTACCATCCCCGGATTTCCGGAGAAGTTGGCGAGCGAGTTGAAGCACTGCATCGTGGCCCATCACGGCGAACTGGAATACGGTTCTCCGAAAAAACCGGCCCTTGCGGAGGCATTGGCCCTGAACTTCGCGGATTGCACGGACGCGAAGATGCAGACCCTGACGGAGATCTTCAAAGACAAGAATACCAATGAATGGCTGGGCTACAACCGCCTGTTCGAGTCAAACCTGAGGAAGACGAGTATATAA
- the rlmD gene encoding 23S rRNA (uracil(1939)-C(5))-methyltransferase RlmD — MQKNELVTVTIEDIGINGEGIGKVDGYTLFIKDAIIGDVVEAKVMKAKKNYGYARLMNILTPSPYRVKQPKCPMARKCGGCQIQEMEYDRQLAFKEDKIRGNLMRIGEVPAEVLDQAMEPIVGMDNPFHYRNKAQFPIGTDKEGHIITGFYAGRTHSIIPNTDCALGVEVNEIILKQILAFMEEYKISAYDETEHKGLVRHVLIRYGFVTKEIMVCLVINGNHLPHGDILAERLAKIEGMTSITLSINKEKTNVIMGSQIEPLWGKTYITDYIGNVKYQISPLSFYQVNPVQTEKLYGLALEYAGFTGKETVWDLYCGIGTISLFLAQKAKEVYGVEIVPQAIEDARNNAKINGIENARFYVGKAEEVLPEYYAQYEKEHGRKAHADVIVVDPPRKGCQESLLQTMVDMEPERIVYVSCDSATLARDVKFLREKGYELVRGRGVDQFGHTVHVETAVLLVRKT; from the coding sequence ATGCAGAAAAATGAATTGGTTACGGTTACGATCGAAGATATAGGAATTAACGGAGAAGGCATCGGAAAGGTGGATGGATACACGCTGTTCATTAAAGACGCCATCATCGGCGATGTGGTGGAGGCTAAAGTGATGAAGGCCAAGAAGAACTACGGCTATGCAAGGCTGATGAATATTCTTACGCCATCTCCATACCGGGTAAAACAGCCGAAATGCCCGATGGCCCGCAAATGCGGCGGTTGCCAGATCCAGGAGATGGAGTATGACCGCCAGCTGGCTTTCAAAGAAGACAAGATCCGGGGAAACCTTATGCGTATCGGAGAAGTGCCGGCAGAAGTGCTGGATCAGGCGATGGAGCCGATCGTAGGCATGGACAACCCATTTCACTACCGGAACAAGGCGCAATTTCCCATCGGAACGGACAAAGAGGGACACATCATAACCGGATTCTACGCCGGAAGGACCCACAGCATCATCCCCAATACCGATTGCGCATTAGGTGTGGAAGTAAACGAAATAATCCTGAAGCAGATTCTTGCATTTATGGAAGAGTATAAGATCAGCGCTTATGACGAGACGGAGCATAAAGGCCTGGTACGCCATGTGCTGATCCGGTACGGATTCGTCACGAAAGAGATCATGGTCTGCCTTGTGATCAACGGAAATCATCTGCCCCACGGGGATATCCTGGCAGAGCGCCTGGCAAAGATCGAAGGAATGACCAGCATTACCCTGAGCATCAACAAAGAAAAGACGAACGTTATCATGGGCAGCCAGATCGAGCCTCTGTGGGGGAAGACCTACATTACAGACTATATAGGAAATGTAAAGTATCAGATCTCGCCGCTGTCCTTTTACCAGGTAAATCCAGTCCAGACGGAGAAACTATACGGACTGGCGCTTGAGTACGCCGGGTTTACCGGCAAAGAGACGGTCTGGGACCTCTACTGCGGCATCGGAACCATATCCCTGTTCCTGGCGCAGAAGGCCAAGGAAGTCTATGGCGTGGAGATCGTGCCCCAGGCCATTGAGGACGCCAGGAATAACGCGAAAATCAATGGGATCGAGAATGCCCGGTTCTATGTGGGCAAAGCAGAAGAAGTGCTGCCGGAGTATTATGCGCAGTATGAGAAAGAGCATGGGAGGAAGGCCCACGCAGACGTGATCGTGGTGGACCCGCCGAGGAAAGGATGCCAGGAATCGCTGCTTCAGACCATGGTGGATATGGAGCCGGAGCGGATCGTGTATGTGAGCTGCGACTCGGCGACCCTGGCCCGGGATGTGAAGTTCCTGAGGGAGAAGGGGTATGAACTGGTTAGGGGGAGAGGCGTGGATCAGTTTGGGCATACGGTGCATGTGGAAACCGCCGTGCTTCTCGTGCGGAAAACTTGA
- a CDS encoding SIR2 family protein, translating into MDILSQFNGISTIARLICERNIIPVFGAGFSMNSCAYNGTVPDGKSATKMMKELLIKHCPKICEDDIKDIDFNETSELFIELVPKVIRTEFFKNYFTEVQIGTQQKELLEINWPYAYTLNIDDAIENTTYFKPIMPYKNLNAPNTSIKLLYKLHGDAFSEVTYLTDENIVFSHKQYMQSITSKENKDFLHNLKADFSTSNMIFIGCSLLNEPDLKYVYGTAEHTSSTLKILLREKKPTFREEVGLKDYGINTIVLVEDYSYFYRELIKEVRRLAAEENLANYKFKSPSVNAMDNKVDTIKLLAGNPIFDESQNAFCKGGMHVLRNCIEEVENQLKTNNCVIVKGRRFSGKTFLLCSFCERQRRNTIYFFPSTTFVDEQLVYLLLNNEHNSYFIFDSNSISSGCYRLLANSYELLKKNLNKLVIAVNSNDNFIMESLQAVFVEIQSTFEGHELEQNLDKANTYGLIKRYANNTNMDYLEKLSQKQKIDIPNLNIFPKTLSFNEKVLLLLLTASDKIYMSDVMALDIPLLEVAEFKKHFPLIIEEVPVDINERANYSTTKLVHNSKVVLMKLLDRIDREDIIDCIIHIVEMVKNDRTRYRIYIDIILFDTLNQLFGGKKGAGRLIFEVYEKLEYYLSDSLHYWLQRAKSIYRLFYGDPVKLKEAYSYSVKAYFDGGYAIKSKAALTSSLISCLISDLEKDKGEKQYYLEQAIVLGYEAVNSDYYRFNKGYLNNELKPRKRMNSYELMKNTCNEYVEYYCDTDILDKAKKLVAKLEDMEKSFVRTIKS; encoded by the coding sequence ATGGATATATTATCTCAGTTTAATGGTATAAGTACAATAGCAAGGTTGATTTGTGAAAGAAATATAATTCCTGTTTTTGGGGCCGGATTTTCAATGAATAGTTGTGCTTATAATGGTACTGTGCCTGATGGAAAAAGTGCAACAAAAATGATGAAAGAATTATTAATAAAGCATTGTCCTAAAATATGTGAAGATGATATTAAGGATATTGATTTCAATGAAACATCGGAATTATTTATAGAATTAGTTCCTAAAGTGATAAGAACAGAATTTTTTAAAAATTATTTTACAGAAGTTCAGATTGGTACACAGCAAAAGGAATTATTAGAAATTAACTGGCCCTATGCATATACACTTAATATTGATGATGCCATTGAAAATACAACTTATTTCAAACCGATTATGCCCTATAAAAACCTAAATGCACCGAATACATCAATTAAATTATTATATAAATTGCATGGAGATGCATTTTCGGAAGTTACATATTTAACTGATGAAAATATAGTATTTAGTCATAAGCAATATATGCAGTCAATAACATCTAAAGAAAATAAAGATTTTTTACATAATTTGAAAGCAGACTTTTCAACGAGTAATATGATATTTATTGGGTGTAGTTTATTAAATGAACCAGATTTAAAATATGTATATGGTACAGCAGAACACACATCAAGCACGCTAAAAATTCTATTACGTGAGAAAAAACCAACATTTCGTGAAGAAGTCGGACTTAAAGATTACGGAATAAATACAATTGTTTTGGTAGAGGATTACTCCTATTTTTATAGGGAATTAATCAAAGAAGTACGGAGATTAGCGGCAGAAGAAAATTTGGCCAATTACAAATTTAAAAGTCCATCAGTGAATGCAATGGATAATAAGGTAGATACAATTAAACTTTTGGCAGGAAATCCAATTTTTGATGAAAGCCAGAATGCCTTCTGTAAAGGTGGAATGCATGTTTTGAGGAACTGTATTGAAGAAGTAGAGAATCAATTAAAAACCAATAATTGTGTTATAGTTAAAGGCAGACGTTTTAGCGGAAAAACATTTCTATTATGTAGTTTTTGTGAAAGACAGAGAAGGAATACAATTTATTTCTTTCCATCTACTACATTTGTGGATGAACAGTTAGTATATTTGCTTTTAAATAATGAACATAATAGTTATTTTATATTTGATAGCAATTCAATTTCGAGTGGATGTTATAGATTGCTGGCAAATAGTTATGAGTTGTTAAAAAAGAATTTAAATAAATTGGTTATAGCGGTTAATTCAAATGATAACTTTATTATGGAGTCTTTACAGGCTGTTTTTGTTGAGATACAAAGTACTTTTGAAGGACATGAATTAGAGCAGAATTTAGACAAAGCAAACACTTATGGATTGATTAAACGCTATGCAAACAATACTAATATGGATTATCTAGAGAAGCTGTCACAGAAACAGAAAATAGATATTCCAAATTTAAATATTTTTCCCAAAACGTTATCATTTAATGAAAAAGTTTTACTATTATTATTGACGGCATCTGATAAAATTTATATGAGTGATGTTATGGCGTTAGATATACCTTTGTTAGAGGTGGCAGAATTTAAGAAACATTTTCCCCTTATAATTGAGGAAGTTCCTGTTGATATAAACGAACGAGCAAATTATTCAACAACAAAATTAGTTCATAATAGTAAAGTAGTTCTGATGAAACTTTTAGATAGAATTGATAGAGAGGATATTATAGATTGCATTATTCATATTGTTGAAATGGTGAAAAATGATAGAACACGATATAGAATATATATAGATATAATACTTTTCGATACTTTAAACCAATTATTTGGAGGAAAAAAGGGGGCCGGACGCCTAATCTTTGAAGTTTATGAAAAGTTAGAATACTATTTGAGCGATAGTTTACATTATTGGTTACAACGAGCAAAAAGTATATACAGACTTTTTTACGGTGATCCAGTTAAATTGAAAGAGGCATATTCATATTCGGTAAAAGCATATTTTGATGGTGGTTATGCAATAAAATCAAAGGCAGCGTTAACATCTTCGTTAATTAGTTGCTTGATTAGTGATTTGGAAAAGGACAAGGGGGAAAAACAGTATTATTTAGAACAAGCAATTGTATTGGGATATGAGGCTGTAAATTCAGATTATTACAGATTTAATAAAGGGTATCTCAATAACGAGTTAAAGCCTAGAAAGAGAATGAACAGCTATGAGTTAATGAAAAATACATGTAATGAATATGTTGAATATTATTGCGATACCGACATTTTAGATAAGGCCAAGAAATTGGTTGCTAAGTTGGAGGATATGGAAAAATCATTTGTAAGAACTATAAAATCTTAA
- a CDS encoding DGQHR domain-containing protein, whose product MYSNVIFWEPDTLAYFNRMSQCIYYTARYDLFRFLGLTNDQIGSSGSAGNKTVIKAPIIYPDDITGIRNGVRIVSFMMSAENLLKTSYVLRKDNWEESIWLYQRLIEKEKIKKIRAFLADKGSAFYNNIIVALPDSVRFEDESGNVVKAEMIGDFQRCSLVLPDEMNTVCVIDGQHRIFAHYEAPANEKYELTIAPLRKQLHLLVTGLIFPDGMKEADRKQLQSEIFLEINSNAKMVPADVLLHIGMIKDPLSDIGIARRVVEKLNRYRTFLNRFELSALDEGKIKVASIIKFALRYLVTITPAEGKTSLYDFWNGDKEALLVKDEEALTKYIDFCAENIDLYFSTIRDTFKEAWNNPTSKLISVIALNGFIIAYNRQLSKNGIKDYGFYNSHLKNLKVDFSKEAFPYASSQYRKFSSQILTEAFDFTDEELEII is encoded by the coding sequence TTGTATTCTAATGTGATTTTTTGGGAGCCAGATACTCTTGCATATTTTAATAGAATGTCACAATGTATATATTACACTGCTCGATATGATTTATTTAGATTTTTAGGGCTTACAAATGATCAGATCGGTTCAAGTGGAAGCGCAGGAAATAAGACAGTAATTAAGGCACCTATTATTTATCCAGATGATATTACTGGTATTCGCAATGGTGTAAGAATTGTTTCTTTTATGATGTCTGCTGAAAATTTATTAAAGACTAGTTATGTGCTTAGAAAAGATAATTGGGAAGAATCAATATGGTTATATCAGCGATTGATTGAGAAAGAGAAAATAAAAAAGATCAGAGCTTTTTTGGCTGATAAAGGATCAGCATTCTATAATAATATTATTGTTGCTTTGCCAGATAGTGTGAGATTTGAGGATGAATCAGGTAATGTTGTTAAAGCAGAGATGATAGGAGATTTCCAACGTTGCTCTCTCGTTTTACCTGATGAGATGAATACCGTTTGTGTAATTGATGGACAACATCGTATTTTTGCACATTATGAAGCGCCGGCAAACGAAAAATACGAATTAACAATTGCGCCGCTGAGAAAACAGTTACATTTGTTGGTAACAGGATTAATTTTTCCAGATGGTATGAAAGAGGCGGATCGTAAGCAACTTCAAAGCGAAATTTTTTTAGAGATTAACTCCAATGCGAAAATGGTTCCAGCCGATGTACTACTTCATATTGGAATGATAAAAGATCCGCTTTCAGATATTGGAATTGCACGGCGTGTGGTGGAAAAATTAAATAGGTATAGAACATTTCTTAATCGATTTGAACTGTCTGCCTTGGATGAAGGAAAGATTAAAGTAGCGTCTATAATAAAATTTGCTTTGCGTTATTTAGTAACAATTACACCAGCAGAAGGCAAAACAAGTTTGTATGATTTTTGGAACGGTGATAAAGAGGCTCTGTTAGTAAAAGACGAGGAAGCATTGACGAAATATATCGATTTTTGTGCAGAAAATATCGATTTATATTTTTCTACAATCCGGGATACATTTAAAGAAGCATGGAATAATCCAACATCTAAATTAATATCTGTTATTGCGTTGAATGGTTTTATTATTGCGTATAATAGACAATTATCAAAAAATGGAATTAAGGATTATGGTTTTTATAATAGTCATTTAAAGAATTTGAAGGTGGACTTTTCTAAAGAGGCATTTCCTTATGCTTCTAGTCAATATAGGAAGTTCTCATCACAGATACTTACAGAGGCATTTGATTTTACCGATGAGGAACTAGAGATTATTTAA
- a CDS encoding DUF896 domain-containing protein: MINKVDKKKKKKVITEAQKKEQLRKRHVTAFRKKIRSTFTNMGFVSISTANKHFKIGYRVVELDYLFIYENVLIIAEDTCSKGKDKNHIRKKSEAFNEIKGNMTDFIA, encoded by the coding sequence ATGATAAATAAAGTGGATAAGAAAAAGAAGAAAAAAGTAATAACAGAGGCACAAAAAAAAGAGCAGCTTCGCAAACGACATGTAACTGCATTCAGGAAAAAGATACGTAGTACATTTACGAATATGGGATTTGTTAGTATTTCTACGGCTAATAAACATTTTAAAATTGGATATCGTGTAGTTGAATTGGATTATCTTTTTATTTATGAAAATGTTCTAATAATTGCTGAAGATACATGTAGTAAGGGAAAAGATAAAAATCATATTCGTAAAAAAAGTGAGGCATTTAATGAGATAAAAGGTAATATGACAGATTTTATTGCGTGA
- a CDS encoding S1C family serine protease: protein MEEHKDPGEEINREEEKEQEYSFLQETIKDETISKKKVKKDIFRMAGLGLVFGLVASLSFSAFKPWMDELFQSNPQKVTIPEEEEEEDEATPEDEPEATQQVLDAESYRQMQQSLTSVASEANKSVVEIAGTTGDQDWMTDSYDHKNSTAGLIIADNGQELLVFGKTSIIKEAGDVHIIFSDGHSYKANLKKKDGTLDFGIYAVSRGDIQDTTWSQIKAATLGSSNSVSKGDPAIVLGSPFGYAGAVGFGTVASSKNSAEFADGQYRLICTDIAGARNGSGVIVNLKGEIIGIIDQSISEEDSMNLVTGFGISDIKEMMQFLLNGQGVPYIGIRGVDVTQEIEAQGIPKGVYVKEVETDSPAMTAGIQCGDIITNINGTDVATVATYHAALMDLESGKKIKIRGHRQGAGGYVDIDFGVTIGSKE, encoded by the coding sequence ATGGAAGAGCATAAAGATCCAGGAGAAGAAATAAATCGGGAAGAAGAAAAAGAGCAGGAGTATTCCTTTCTGCAGGAAACGATTAAAGATGAGACAATCAGCAAGAAAAAAGTAAAAAAAGATATCTTCCGGATGGCCGGACTAGGCCTGGTATTTGGTCTGGTAGCCAGCCTTAGTTTCAGTGCGTTCAAGCCATGGATGGACGAGTTATTTCAAAGCAATCCGCAGAAAGTCACGATTCCCGAAGAGGAAGAGGAAGAAGACGAAGCCACGCCGGAAGACGAGCCGGAAGCGACCCAGCAGGTTCTGGACGCAGAAAGCTATAGGCAGATGCAGCAGTCTCTGACATCGGTGGCCTCCGAGGCCAACAAATCGGTGGTGGAGATCGCCGGAACCACGGGCGATCAGGACTGGATGACCGATTCCTATGACCATAAGAACAGCACGGCAGGGCTGATTATTGCAGACAATGGGCAGGAACTGCTGGTATTTGGCAAGACTTCTATTATAAAGGAAGCAGGCGATGTTCATATTATATTTTCAGACGGGCACAGTTATAAGGCTAACCTGAAGAAAAAAGACGGCACCCTGGACTTTGGAATCTACGCGGTAAGCCGGGGGGATATCCAGGATACGACCTGGTCCCAGATCAAGGCGGCAACCCTTGGCAGTTCCAACTCCGTGTCCAAAGGCGACCCGGCCATCGTGCTAGGAAGCCCGTTTGGATATGCGGGCGCAGTAGGATTTGGAACGGTGGCCTCCAGCAAGAATTCGGCAGAGTTCGCAGACGGGCAATACCGGCTGATCTGTACGGACATTGCAGGGGCAAGGAACGGAAGCGGCGTCATCGTGAATCTGAAAGGCGAGATTATCGGCATCATAGACCAGAGCATTTCCGAGGAAGACAGCATGAACCTGGTGACCGGGTTCGGTATCTCGGACATCAAAGAGATGATGCAGTTTTTGCTAAATGGACAGGGCGTCCCTTACATTGGAATCCGGGGCGTGGATGTTACCCAGGAGATCGAGGCCCAGGGTATTCCCAAGGGCGTCTATGTGAAGGAAGTGGAGACCGATTCTCCGGCTATGACGGCCGGGATCCAGTGCGGCGATATCATTACGAATATCAATGGCACGGATGTGGCTACGGTGGCGACATACCACGCCGCGCTTATGGACTTGGAATCAGGCAAGAAGATTAAGATCAGAGGGCATCGCCAAGGCGCAGGCGGCTATGTGGATATAGACTTCGGCGTGACGATCGGCAGCAAAGAATAA
- a CDS encoding P-loop ATPase, Sll1717 family yields the protein MKKISELNLGFSDAQNYARRDNKKMFNDIFVKNYFLEKLINPNIYFLIGEKGTGKTAYSVYLKNNNYRENKTVLSYISATDYDKFYNIKKQKNLELTDFVGIWKVILLLLLSKNITDDDKVVSIFNKSNLDNLVKAIDEYYLNAFTPEIITALRIVDETELAAKLICKYSEISGKNGTTLEFTETRFQMNLFYIEKQFSDAIRNLKLNKNVNLFIDGIDIRPNVIPYDDYIQCIRGLADACWALNTELFQNVKDSKGHLKIVLLLRPDIYSALNLQNATNKLRDNAVFLDWRTTYKEYKTSNLYKVSKRILEYQQEKIEEDDLWEKYLPWTFPTTNQSREFDTAFMEFIRISLSRPRDIVVILKILQEHMLKNGKEDEIEFSKDIYQSDDFQNAYSEYFMSSLKDQLSFYYSVDDFNHFIKFFDYFKDSNFKYEEYSAVYEKFTDYILGNADDIPEFVDDPKKFLQLLYDSNAIAAIEDNGDANTYYHFSYREKSISNIEPKVPIDKNISYKFHYGLYKRAKFGRF from the coding sequence ATGAAAAAAATTAGTGAATTAAACTTAGGATTTTCGGATGCTCAGAATTATGCACGTAGAGATAATAAAAAAATGTTCAATGACATTTTTGTGAAAAATTATTTTCTTGAAAAGCTTATTAACCCCAATATATATTTTTTAATTGGAGAGAAAGGCACAGGCAAAACGGCATATTCGGTTTATCTAAAAAATAATAACTATAGAGAAAATAAAACTGTTTTATCATATATATCAGCAACCGATTATGATAAATTTTACAATATAAAGAAGCAAAAAAACTTAGAATTGACTGATTTCGTTGGCATATGGAAAGTAATATTATTACTATTATTAAGTAAAAATATAACGGATGATGATAAAGTTGTTTCAATATTTAATAAAAGTAATCTTGATAATCTGGTTAAAGCTATAGATGAATATTATTTAAATGCATTTACGCCAGAGATTATTACAGCATTAAGAATTGTTGATGAAACAGAGCTGGCAGCAAAATTAATATGCAAATACTCGGAAATATCTGGTAAGAATGGCACAACACTAGAGTTTACTGAGACACGCTTTCAAATGAATTTATTTTATATTGAAAAACAATTTAGTGATGCAATTAGGAACTTAAAGTTAAATAAAAATGTTAACCTTTTTATAGATGGTATTGATATAAGACCTAATGTTATTCCATATGACGATTATATTCAATGTATTCGTGGCCTTGCAGATGCGTGCTGGGCATTAAATACGGAATTATTCCAAAATGTTAAAGATTCTAAGGGGCATTTAAAAATTGTCTTGTTATTGAGACCAGATATATATTCAGCATTAAATCTTCAGAATGCGACTAATAAATTAAGAGATAACGCAGTATTTTTAGATTGGAGGACAACCTATAAAGAATATAAAACTTCAAATTTGTATAAAGTCTCAAAAAGGATATTAGAGTATCAACAAGAGAAAATAGAAGAAGACGATTTATGGGAAAAATATTTACCGTGGACTTTTCCAACTACAAATCAAAGCCGAGAATTTGATACAGCATTTATGGAATTTATAAGAATTTCTTTATCCCGTCCTAGAGATATAGTAGTTATATTAAAAATTTTACAAGAACATATGTTGAAAAACGGTAAAGAAGATGAAATAGAATTCTCAAAGGATATTTATCAAAGTGATGATTTTCAAAATGCATATTCAGAATATTTTATGAGTTCACTAAAGGATCAATTGTCATTTTATTATTCGGTTGATGATTTTAATCATTTTATAAAATTTTTTGATTATTTTAAAGACAGTAATTTTAAATATGAAGAATATAGTGCAGTATATGAAAAATTTACAGATTATATCTTGGGCAATGCAGATGATATCCCTGAATTTGTAGATGATCCTAAAAAATTTTTGCAGTTATTATATGATAGTAATGCAATTGCTGCAATTGAAGATAATGGAGATGCAAATACATATTATCATTTTTCATATAGAGAGAAGAGTATCTCTAACATTGAACCCAAAGTACCTATTGACAAAAATATTTCGTACAAATTTCATTATGGATTATACAAGAGAGCTAAATTTGGAAGATTTTGA